In one Fodinicola acaciae genomic region, the following are encoded:
- a CDS encoding ATP-binding protein, which yields MQTNTPTTEGTGGRSGGIVGTLTTGWIPADPLRLRDLRKQLTQWGYRVGLNPEQVQSLGLAAYEALANIVDHAYSTVPVVNRELLVTAEVVSGAAVITIRDHGRWRPAPVSPGPRGHGLLLMRRLADDVRIDATERGTSVTLCWQL from the coding sequence GTGCAGACAAACACGCCGACGACCGAGGGCACCGGCGGCCGCTCCGGCGGCATCGTCGGCACGCTGACGACGGGATGGATCCCCGCCGATCCGCTGCGCCTCCGTGACCTGCGCAAACAGCTGACCCAGTGGGGTTACCGCGTGGGCCTGAACCCGGAGCAGGTGCAGTCGCTCGGCCTCGCCGCGTACGAGGCGCTGGCCAACATCGTCGACCACGCGTACAGCACCGTGCCGGTCGTCAACCGCGAGCTGCTGGTCACCGCCGAGGTGGTCAGTGGCGCCGCGGTGATCACCATCCGGGACCATGGCCGATGGCGGCCAGCGCCGGTCTCCCCCGGTCCGCGCGGACACGGGCTCCTCCTGATGCGCCGGCTCGCCGACGACGTACGCATCGACGCGACCGAACGCGGCACGTCGGTGACCCTCTGCTGGCAGCTCTAG
- a CDS encoding ribonucleotide-diphosphate reductase subunit beta → MTTIDRGAARVSVDDKAMINCRADVNQLLPLKYTWAWDKYLAGCSNHWMPTEVSMQADIALWRSPTGLTADERLMTKRNLGFFATSESLVANNIVLAVYRHLTNPECRQYLLRQAFEEAVHTHTFQYICESLGLDEGELFNMYREVPSITDKAAWALDYTQHLEDPEFRTGTPERDQAFLRDLVAFYVIFEGMWFYTGFAQILSLGRRNKMVGIAEQYQYILRDESIHLNFGIDTINQIRIENPHLWSEEFQREVRTMLAEACELEVAYGRDTMPRGILGINADLCQQYMHFITNRRCGQLGLKPVFGAADNPFPWMSEAMDLTKEKNFFETRVTEYQSGGSLDWD, encoded by the coding sequence ATGACGACCATCGACCGTGGAGCGGCCAGGGTCAGCGTCGACGACAAGGCGATGATCAACTGCCGTGCCGACGTCAACCAGCTGCTGCCACTGAAATACACCTGGGCCTGGGACAAATACCTGGCCGGCTGCAGCAACCACTGGATGCCGACCGAGGTCTCGATGCAGGCCGACATCGCGCTGTGGCGCTCGCCGACCGGCCTGACCGCCGACGAACGCCTGATGACCAAACGAAACCTCGGCTTCTTCGCGACCTCGGAGTCACTGGTCGCCAACAACATCGTGCTCGCCGTCTATCGCCACCTTACCAATCCGGAGTGCCGGCAGTATCTGCTCCGCCAGGCCTTCGAGGAGGCCGTACACACCCACACTTTCCAGTACATCTGCGAAAGCCTCGGCCTGGACGAGGGTGAGCTGTTCAACATGTATCGCGAGGTGCCGTCCATCACCGACAAGGCGGCCTGGGCCCTGGACTACACGCAGCATCTGGAGGATCCGGAGTTTCGCACCGGTACGCCGGAAAGGGACCAGGCCTTCCTGCGCGACCTGGTCGCCTTCTACGTGATTTTCGAAGGAATGTGGTTCTACACCGGATTCGCGCAGATCCTCTCGCTCGGCCGGCGCAACAAGATGGTCGGCATCGCCGAGCAGTACCAGTACATCCTGCGCGACGAGTCGATCCACCTCAACTTCGGCATCGACACGATCAACCAGATCAGGATCGAGAACCCGCACCTGTGGAGCGAGGAGTTCCAGCGGGAGGTGCGCACGATGCTCGCCGAGGCGTGTGAGCTGGAGGTCGCGTACGGCCGGGACACCATGCCGCGCGGCATCCTCGGCATCAACGCCGACCTTTGCCAGCAATACATGCATTTCATCACCAACCGGCGGTGCGGCCAGCTCGGCCTGAAGCCGGTGTTCGGCGCGGCCGACAACCCGTTCCCGTGGATGTCGGAGGCGATGGACCTGACGAAGGAGAAGAACTTCTTCGAGACCCGCGTGACCGAATACCAGTCAGGCGGTTCGCTCGACTGGGATTGA
- a CDS encoding SigE family RNA polymerase sigma factor, translating to MRADRERRYVEYATARMPALRRTAYMLTGDPHRSDDLVQHAMTKLYQHWRRVEDYPRLDAYVRRILVNAFLEERRHAWTRVALVDRPPDVAVSDPDRSGDREILHAALLRVPPRQRAMLVLRFLNDMSISAVAELFRVSEGTVKSQTARGLEAMRRALEAEAPDAYGRKVQS from the coding sequence GTGCGGGCCGACAGGGAACGGCGTTACGTCGAGTACGCGACGGCACGGATGCCGGCGCTGCGGCGGACGGCGTACATGCTGACCGGTGACCCACATCGGTCGGACGACCTGGTCCAACACGCCATGACCAAGCTCTACCAGCACTGGCGGCGGGTCGAGGACTATCCGCGGCTGGACGCGTACGTCCGGCGGATCCTGGTCAACGCCTTCCTGGAGGAGCGGCGGCACGCGTGGACCAGGGTCGCGCTGGTCGACCGGCCGCCGGATGTCGCGGTCAGCGATCCGGACCGCAGCGGCGACCGCGAGATCCTGCACGCGGCGCTGCTGCGGGTGCCGCCTCGACAGCGAGCGATGCTCGTCCTGCGCTTCCTCAACGACATGTCCATCTCCGCGGTCGCGGAGCTGTTCCGCGTGTCCGAAGGCACCGTCAAGAGCCAGACCGCGCGTGGCCTGGAGGCCATGCGGCGAGCGCTGGAGGCCGAGGCCCCGGACGCGTACGGGAGGAAGGTCCAGTCATGA